In one Alnus glutinosa chromosome 14, dhAlnGlut1.1, whole genome shotgun sequence genomic region, the following are encoded:
- the LOC133857244 gene encoding L-ascorbate oxidase-like: MLKLLALCLLTSLMYVQIADARIRYYKWEVKYEYKSPDCYKKLAITINGGTPGPTILAQKGDTVIVEVKNNLMLENLAIHWHGIRQIGSPWSDGTEGVTQCPIFPGDTFKYEFKVDRPGTYLYHAHYGMQREAGLYGSIRVSLPDGEKEPFAYDYDRSIILNDWYHKSTYEQATGLSSIPFVWVGEPQSLLIQGKGKFDCSSVPSSSGLCNASNPECSPYVMTVIPGKTYRLRVSSLTALSALSFQIEGHNMTVVEADGHYVEPFVVENLFIYSGETYSVLIKADQEPSRNYWMTTNVVSRLPNTTAGLAILNYYPNHPRRSPSTVPPAGPMWNATAPRLAQSQAIKARQGFISTPPAISDRVIVFLNTQNLINGYTRWSVNNVSFTLPHTPYLVALKYNLRHVFNQSPPPTGYDFVNYNIDSVPANKNATLSDGIYRLQFNTTVDIILQNAKSMSNTTSETHPWHLHGHDFWVLGHGTGKFDIYNDPKKYNLVNPIMKNTVPVHPLGWTALRFKADNPGVWLFHCHIESHFHMGMGVVFEEGIEKVGNLPSSIMGCGETKGLGKP; the protein is encoded by the exons ATGTTGAAGCTGCTGGCTTTGTGTCTCTTAACTTCTTTGATGTATGTTCAAATTGCTGACGCCAGAATTCGGTATTACAAATGGGAGGTAAAGTATGAGTACAAGTCCCCAGATTGCTATAAGAAGCTAGCTATCACCATCAATGGCGGAACTCCAGGACCCACAATCTTGGCGCAGAAAGGCGACACCGTCATTGTTGAGGTCAAGAACAACCTTATGCTAGAGAACCTTGCAATCCATTGGCATGGAATCCGACAG ATTGGATCACCTTGGAGTGATGGAACAGAGGGGGTGACCCAATGTCCAATATTTCCTGGAGATACCTTCAAATACGAGTTTAAAGTTGATAGG CCTGGGACTTACCTGTACCACGCGCACTATGGAATGCAAAGAGAAGCAGGGCTTTATGGATCAATCCGTGTATCACTTCCTGATGGAGAGAAAGAACCGTTTGCCTATGATTACGATCGGAGCATCATCCTTAACGATTGGTACCACAAAAGCACCTATGAACAAGCCACTGGATTGTCCTCCATTCCTTTTGTCTGGGTTGGGGAGCCTCAG TCGCTTCTTAttcaaggaaaaggaaaattcgACTGCTCTAGTGTACCCTCTTCATCCGGGCTTTGTAATGCATCCAATCCAGAATGCTCTCCTTATGTCATGACTGTAATCCCCGGGAAAACGTACCGACTAAGAGTCTCTAGCTTGACTGCTCTATCAGCCCTTAGCTTTCAAATAGAG GGTCATAATATGACTGTGGTTGAGGCCGATGGGCACTATGTGGAGCCATTTGTGGTGGAAAATCTATTCATATACTCTGGAGAGACATATTCTGTCCTTATAAAAGCCGATCAAGAGCCTTCAAGAAATTATTGGATGACAACAAACGTGGTTAGCCGACTTCCTAATACCACAGCCGGTTTAGCCATTCTCAATTACTATCCAAATCATCCAAGGCGATCCCCTTCAACAGTTCCACCGGCCGGCCCCATGTGGAATGCCACCGCACCCAGATTGGCACAAAGTCAAGCCATTAAGGCTCGCCAAGGTTTCATATCCACCCCTCCAGCAATTTCAGACAGAGTCATCGTGTTTCTTAACACACAGAATCTCATCAATGGTTATACGCGTTGGTCCGTAAATAATGTCTCTTTCACCCTCCCCCATACACCTTACCTTGTTGCACTGAAGTACAACTTACGCCACGTGTTCAATCAGTCCCCACCACCTACAGGGTACGACTTTGTGAACTACAACATTGACAGCGTCCCTGCAAACAAGAATGCCACTTTGAGCGATGGCATTTATCGGCTACAGTTCAACACGACAGTGGATATTATACTGCAAAATGCAAAATCCATGAGCAATACCACCAGTGAGACACATCCATGGCATCTACACGGCCACGATTTTTGGGTCCTTGGCCACGGAACTGGCAAGTTTGACATATATAACGACCCAAAGAAATACAACTTAGTGAATCCAATCATGAAGAACACAGTGCCTGTTCATCCCTTAGGCTGGACTGCTTTGAGGTTTAAGGCAGATAATCCGGGTGTTTGGCTTTTCCATTGCCATATAGAGTCTCACTTCCACATGGGTATGGGAGTGGTGTTTGAAGAAGGGATAGAGAAGGTGGGAAATTTGCCTTCTTCTATTATGGGTTGCGGTGAGACCAAAGGATTGGGCAAGCCATAG
- the LOC133857915 gene encoding L-ascorbate oxidase-like gives MVEIFQYRRNMLKLLALCLLISLVYVQIAEARIRHYKWEVKYEYKSPDCYKKLAMTINGRTPGPTILAQQGDTIIVEVKNSLMLENLAIHWHGILQIGSPWSDGTEGVTQCPILPGDTFKYEFKVDRPGTYLYHAHYGMQREAGLYGSIRVSLPDGEKEPFAYDYDRSIILNDWYHKSTYEQATGLSSIPFVWVGEPQSLLIQGKGKFDCSSVPSSSGLCNASNPECSPYVMTVIPGKTYRLRVSSLTALSALSFQIEGHNMTVVEADGSYVEPFVVENLFIYSGETYSVLIKADQKPSRNYWMTTNVVSRLPNTTAGLAILNYYPNHPRRSPPTVPPAGPMWNATAPRLAQSQAIMARQGFISTPPTNADRVIVFLNTQNLVNGYIRWSINNVSFTLPHTPYLVALKYNLRHVFNQSPPPTGYDSQNYDIYSVAKNKNATLSDGIYRLQFNTTVDVIMQNANTMTNNNSETHPWHLHGHDFWVLGYGTGKFDINNDPKKYNLVNPIMKNTVPVHRYGWTALRFRADNPGVWLFHCHIESHFHMGMGVVFEEGIEKVRNLPSSIMGCGETKGFGRP, from the exons ATGGTTGAAATATTTCAATACAGAAGAAATATGTTGAAGTTGCTGGCTTTGTGTCTCTTAATCTCTTTGGTGTATGTTCAAATTGCTGAGGCCAGGATTCGGCATTACAAATGGGAGGTGAAGTACGAGTACAAGTCCCCCGATTGCTATAAGAAGCTAGCTATGACCATCAATGGTAGAACTCCAGGACCCACAATCTTGGCCCAGCAAGGCGACACCATCATTGTGGAGGTAAAGAACAGCCTTATGCTAGAGAACCTTGCAATCCATTGGCATGGAATCCTACAG ATTGGATCACCTTGGAGTGATGGAACAGAGGGGGTGACCCAATGTCCAATATTGCCTGGGGATACCTTCAAATACGAGTTTAAAGTTGATAGG CCTGGGACTTACTTGTACCACGCGCACTATGGAATGCAAAGAGAAGCAGGGCTTTATGGATCAATCCGTGTATCACTTCCTGACGGAGAGAAAGAACCGTTTGCCTATGATTACGATCGGAGCATCATCCTTAACGATTGGTACCACAAAAGCACTTATGAACAAGCCACTGGATTGTCCTCCATTCCTTTTGTCTGGGTTGGGGAGCCTCAG TCGCTTCTTAttcaaggaaaaggaaaattcgACTGCTCTAGCGTACCCTCTTCATCCGGGCTTTGTAATGCATCAAATCCAGAATGCTCTCCTTATGTTATGACTGTAATCCCCGGGAAAACGTATCGACTAAGAGTCTCTAGCTTGACTGCTCTATCAGCCCTCAGTTTTCAAATAGAG GGTCATAATATGACTGTGGTTGAGGCAGATGGGAGCTATGTGGAGCCATTTGTGGTGGAAAATCTATTCATATACTCTGGAGAGACATACTCTGTCCTTATAAAGGCCGATCAAAAGCCTTCAAGAAATTATTGGATGACAACAAATGTGGTTAGCCGACTTCCTAATACCACAGCCGGTTTAGCCATTCTCAATTACTATCCAAACCATCCAAGGAGATCCCCTCCAACAGTTCCACCGGCCGGCCCCATGTGGAATGCTACTGCACCCAGATTGGCTCAAAGTCAAGCCATTATGGCTCGCCAAGGTTTCATATCCACCCCTCCGACAAACGCAGACAGAGTCATTGTGTTTCTCAACACACAGAATCTCGTTAACGGTTATATTCGCTGGTCCATAAATAATGTGTCTTTCACCCTCCCCCACACCCCTTACCTTGTTGCACTGAAGTACAACTTACGACATGTGTTCAATCAGTCTCCACCGCCTACGGGGTACGACTCTCAGAACTATGACATTTACAGCGTCGCTAAGAACAAGAATGCTACTTTGAGCGATGGAATTTATCGGCTACAGTTCAACACGACAGTGGATGTTATAATGCAAAATGCAAACACCATGACTAATAACAACAGCGAGACACATCCATGGCATCTCCACGGGCACGATTTTTGGGTCCTGGGCTACGGAACTGGCAAGTTTGACATAAATAACGACCCAAAGAAATACAATTTGGTGAATCCAATCATGAAGAACACAGTGCCTGTTCATCGCTATGGTTGGACTGCTTTGAGGTTTAGGGCAGATAATCCGGGTGTCTGGCTTTTTCATTGCCATATAGAGTCTCACTTCCACATGGGTATGGGAGTGGTGTTTGAAGAAGGGATTGAGAAGGTGAGAAATTTGCCTTCTTCTATTATGGGCTGCGGTGAGACCAAAGGATTTGGTAGGCCATAG
- the LOC133857582 gene encoding uncharacterized protein LOC133857582: MDPESDYDPPSDPLTNEFGTMDDLAHDLSSLQDLAARGSWRTILDKVAGARALSLLRKPHEHLTYLSFHVLALAKLRRFNDASAELDSLEELDGSHYQYQSYPSLYPNRSGSMVPFSLRWLLALIPVKLGQRQLGLDRFYILLDFVRSKVKEKDGVSVNIWKKREVLVINAIIGHHLGNKEFSVCLDLMHHLLKSDFSNPILWSKLGYIQMQIGDLESAKSSFNRVEALMKEGNCEGLLSEIEFKNLIGRNKAMVYMVGKDYVSAVRELEECIERDPMDAVAINNKALCLMYLRDLPDSIKVLENALERVPTVALNETLVVNLCSMYELAYVNHSDTKRTLSNWISRVAPDDFDTTCTRI, translated from the coding sequence ATGGACCCGGAGTCGGATTATGACCCGCCCTCCGATCCCCTAACCAACGAGTTCGGCACCATGGACGACCTGGCCCACGACCTGAGCTCGCTCCAGGACCTGGCGGCCCGCGGCTCGTGGCGCACTATCCTCGACAAGGTCGCGGGCGCGCGCGCCCTCTCGCTCCTCCGCAAGCCCCACGAGCACCTCACCTACCTCTCCTTCCACGTCCTCGCTCTCGCCAAACTGCGCCGTTTCAACGACGCCTCCGCCGAGCTCGACTCCCTCGAGGAACTCGACGGATCCCACTACCAATACCAATCCTACCCCTCCCTCTACCCCAACCGGTCCGGTTCCATGGTGCCCTTCTCCCTCCGGTGGCTCCTCGCGCTCATCCCAGTCAAACTCGGTCAACGCCAGCTCGGCCTCGACCGCTTCTATATCCTCCTCGATTTCGTTCGCTCCAAAGTGAAAGAGAAGGATGGCGTTTCCGTGAATATCTGGAAGAAGAGGGAGGTTCTTGTGATCAACGCGATAATCGGACACCATTTGGGGAACAAAGAGTTCTCTGTGTGCTTGGATCTGATGCACCATTTGCTCAAATCCGATTTCTCAAACCCTATATTGTGGTCGAAGCTCGGGTACATTCAGATGCAGATTGGGGATTTGGAGAGCGCAAAGAGCTCGTTCAATCGCGTCGAGGCGTTGATGAAGGAGGGCAATTGTGAGGGGCTACTGAGCGAGATCGAGTTCAAGAACCTGATCGGTAGGAACAAGGCAATGGTGTACATGGTAGGGAAGGACTACGTGTCGGCGGTGAGGGAGTTGGAGGAGTGCATTGAGAGGGACCCCATGGACGCGGTGGCCATCAACAACAAGGCGCTCTGCTTGATGTACTTGAGGGACTTGCCGGATTCGATCAAGGTGCTGGAGAATGCGCTCGAGAGGGTGCCCACCGTGGCGCTCAACGAAACGCTCGTCGTCAATCTGTGTAGCATGTATGAGTTGGCTTATGTTAATCACTCCGATACCAAGAGGACGCTCAGTAATTGGATCTCTCGGGTTGCCCCCGATGACTTTGATACGACCTGCACTCGGATTTAG